Below is a window of Xiphophorus couchianus chromosome 1, X_couchianus-1.0, whole genome shotgun sequence DNA.
ATGATAGTTAATGATGACAcaaccaataataataattaaaaaaaagacatactgtCTCCAAATGCCTAAGAATAGCCTGAAAGGTCAGGCCTACAAGTGTTATTAGGTTAAAATGAGGGCTGGTAATCAGTACTTGTCTAAGTAATTTGATTTAAGTGCAATTTGAAGAGGCTTTTGTCAGAGCACCACACAGCATAGTGTGATGAGATTGTAAACCATATacagacaaaagaaatgtgGAATATGTTTGATGCAATTTTAGAATTCAGGTttggaaaagaggaaaaaagtattttctctaaaaaaaatctgtctctgAAGTAAAATCTCCTTAATGAATCAAGCCACTTTTGTCATGCAAAGTTAGTCTGTACAGTATTTCAATCACAAAGAGCTGTTTGCATGCAATTTTTGGtaggttaaaatgttttcaggtcTCATGCTTAAAAACCTTGCCTACTAATGATACATTTGTCCAGTTAAAttgagttttactgttttttatgACCATTTCTAACAGGTTTTAGTGACCATGAATGTTAAAGGTCAAAGAGAGTATTGGGAACATCATAATCAGAAAAACAATAGCTGGGTCAGGCAGTTTTCTATTAATTGTTGGCTGAATGATTTTACATCTCAGCTTGGAAATGAGAGTACGTCTCTTCAATCCAATGACTAGCAGATGTGTTACACAGCAGAGGTGAAATTTCTCATACTTTGTCACATTACTGTGAAGTTCACTGAACAGAATTATGCAACAATCCTATCACAAATAATGCCATAATGCCTCTGTTATCTACCAGACTAGGTCATCAAAGGTACTAAAATGTTTCTCAGGTagtgacaataaaatgttaactaGGCTTAGTACAACAACAACATCTTCAAATGTCAGCAGAGTTTTGCAAGAGTTTGAAAGTTTATGATGAAATTTCTAGGAAAGTGTAATTAACCTTGTCCTTCATGCATTTTTACGACAACAATCAATAAGGTCTAACATCAGCAGCACAGAATAATTTAGTACGTCTACATCCAGTAAACCTAGTTTTATCATTGCTTGACTTTTACTTCCTCTTTGTAAATTTACCACATACCTATAGTCATGCCTCAATTGCGCTTTGGGCACAGGCGGTCACATGACATGATTTATCTTTCatgatatgtttttgatgtgcGTCTGTGTTTTCAAGCTGACTTCTTCAAAATATGCTCCGCTTTGCTTCACACTTCACCTTTCCAATGCCAAAAGCTGCATCAACCTGCCAGAATGGGGAACAGTCCAGGTCTATCGCAGCataatggcaaaaatatttccagCACTTGCCAAGTCGTTGTATTGTTCCTTTTCAATGAGGTTACTCTGGGCTCTGGGGAAGCTTTCTTCCTCTCAGGCATCACCGTGGTTCACTCTGTTACACTGCGCACACACATAGAGGAAGGTGCAATACGTGTACAGCCACTGTGAATGAGTCCTGATTAAATCTGCTTGTCTGGATTGATGCTACATCACCACCAGTTCGTAATCACATTTGCTGGCAGGGAAGGAAAACATTACACTTGGATTCGAGCTTGATTTAAATGGCAGAAGCTTCCCATTTAGTTAccttaaaactaaatatgttcAAGTGGATCATTATATCACATCCACAAGAAGGTGGTTAAACAAAATAACCGCTATCTTCATTAGGTTTCTATTCTTTATGAGGTCATAAAGTAATTCACATCAAATGTCGTGAATTTATTGATATGGTTCTAAAAGCTTGAACGGGAATTATGTTTCTTCACTGACTGCTTCACCGTTGGAGCTTCCTCCTTAATTTCCACTGATGTCCAAGAGGATAGCCTTCCACCCAACTTGTCTGTGATAAAGGTGGAGTCACTGTGAGTAACAGGAAGAAACTGCACAGTCATGGTCCACCATATTAAACGACAACAAGTCGTTTAATATGGTGAACCATGACTCATCCCACAGAACAGATGAGTAATGGAAAGGTTTGGAGATTTCATCTTACATGTGAGTATGAGCATTGAACCATGCATGTCCTTTAAGGCACTGTTTTACtccttattttatgtttaataattgCTTTTGTCATTCAGGGCATTTCTTGATTTGTACATGGAATTTGCAGTGGCCTCTTGATCTAGGAAATGTGTGTTAGTTATATGACATTTACAGCATATCTGTGCTAAAACCTGAAGAAATAGTGGAAATAACAGAAACTGCCGCTACCCATTGGCCAGTACAACAGTTGGTTACAATGGAAACACTGGATGCAGGCTGGTGGACAGACATCACAGAGTAAGATATCACACTGATTTCTCATTTCACCTTTATTTCACCAGAAAACATTAAtctcattgagattaaaaatctatattaaaaGAGATGCATGGCCAAACAGCAGCACAGGGACagtttcacacacaaaaacttaAACATTAAAGTGTACAACAAAGAGTACAATCAGGTTTTAGAAGCATCTGCATCAGAATGTATTACTTTCTAGGTTCTTTAAGAACTTAAAAGTGTTCAGAGAGACCAGCTCTTGGAAATTTAAGACATTCTGCGACTAATTCCAGGCAAATAGAGCTGCATGTTGACAAGACCACTTCTCCAATTCAATCCAGGTCAATGGGACTTCGAAAGGATAAATGTTCTGTGAGCATAAGGAGTGTTTTAGTTGATATAACGTAGCAGGTAACTATACAGAATTCTAATAATTACTTTATGAATTATTATATAGTATTGGTTTAGTCTTCTGGTTGACAGAGGAGAATAATATACCCTCTCATATCAAAATAGTGGCACTTTGAGActtattttaaaactcagagTACCATGACATACTAAGTCAACCATATACAGTCTCTTAAAGGAAATGTGTAGGCATGCATACAACTTCCCCATAAAGCAAAATGGGTGAAAGGTTGCAGAAACAacatttattgcaaaataaaggCCACTGTTTGGTCTAAATATGAGCCTTTTGTCAATTAGAATACAAAGATATTTAGCCTAAGAGAAAACCCCAATCCAGCAAGATTGTTATAGGTATGCAATTTATCAGCTTTGATCTTGagtttaaaaatttaatgtgACTGGATTCAAAGCAGATTACAAGTTACCCAGTGAATTTTGTACAGTACTGAAGGCTTTTTTGAGTTTGGGAAGTACCACTTCCTGTGAGCtaccagaaaaacaaatgtatcaaatgtaaaaacaacaacattcagattaaaaaaaaagtgttggaGAAAATGTGAGTGCTCTGGAACTCATTTATAAGATACTCTCTTTATCATTAAGTTGTGACCTACAATGTGAAAGATCTTCAAAGATGTAATACCAGATAAATAGTGCTTAAGGTCAAGTACTCTTTTAATTACTCATTGACAAGATTCAAAAGCTTTAGCTTAAACAAAACTTTCGATTTCTTTGTTAACTCCTCCTGCCTCTTGGTTGTCAAACAATAACAGATGATGGTCCCATCCTGTTTAATCTCCCATCATCTGAAGGACGATATTACTTCATCAATAACATTGCAAGGGAAATATAGTTTCATCTCATTGTGTCTTTGagaaacatctgttttttttttgtattatttgaaaaattactttCACTGGTCCAGATGTATTTGAATTATGATCTTTATTTGATCACAAGCATTCTTTAtcctttcattttcaaaactttcatttcattttattacagcACACATCTTTTGTTGGCATTGTAATATTTACTGCACGGGATAGATCTCCAAAGGAGGTGCTACATTTCTTCAGACACAATGGTGTGATTGTACATAAAagatttttacacataaaaacttataaattttatttagatttttctcaaCTGTCCACCACATTAAGAAGGTGTCACAATGGAGAGAACAGGATGAAACAAGAGCATTTAACACCGtaatccttttctttttttaatctttaagtAGCCTGTATAATACAAAGAGTCAATTATTTGGGTAGAGTAATCGGTTTGACTGTAAGTGTTAGTCAACATAAGCAAATCACCAAGAAACATTAATACacataatagaaaaataagtcTGTCAGTTGTCTGACAttagagcaaaagaaaaagtgacagtCCAAACCAGCAAATAATTGCTTGTGCACAATTTActtaaatcaagaaaaaaaaaagcccataCTCTTTTATTCAAAGTGCAATCTGTCCTGTATATGTAGCAGAGTATTCACTGCATTTTCAGCTCTATTGCCATCACACGTTTGTGATCTCGATGCTTGAGTATCCTCGGATTGGGCTTCCTTCGGATCTGGAGGGAGTGTGATCTCGAACTTCCAGTGGTAAGGAGCCAAAACTGCTATGGCAACTCAGGTCCCGCCCACCCCGCTTTTTGGGGCTGAGCCCTATTGGAGGCTGAAACATTAAAACCTCATCACTGCAAATACATACAGAGACATATATTTTGGTAGATTTACATTCTATTTATTGCTATAgtaatgaacaaaaaaatatctgcagttAACTCAAGATGTAAGCTGCGCAGCAAAGGTTGAAGTTGAGAGAAGCTATTTTGTTTCTGAGATATATGTACCTTCACCGCCCTCCTTCTTAAAGAACCCTCGTCATCCGTGTGTCGGGTGTTAGAGCTGGGAGGTCTGGTCAGAGAGTTCTGCCGGAGCAGCGTAGGTGGCGTTACCGCACCTGAAAGATCATAGCTTTGCTGTGTATTTGCTCTGCaaggaagcagaaaaagaaagaaggttAATACAAGTAGCATTTGGAGAGGGCATAATTTGCCTTTGTGAAGCATTTACAAATGAATTGAAAAATTGTATTGGATGTTATATTAACGTTTCTTATATAGCAactgagtgaaaaaaaacaacccatgGGTAATATTTAGTTAAACAAATATTCCTTTTTGACTGGTTTAATATATTCTTGATATTATTAGATCACCAGTCAAGACAGGACGCATCATGTTCTCTGTAACTCTAACATTGTTCATTTTTCTGCAACCTGCACATGCTGTACATGAACATTTGCGCCCACCTGGCTGAGCCAATCAGTGCCATCATCTCCTCATCAAGATGTCGCCGGACCATGTGTTTGTTGCTGGGAATTCCCAGTGCTGTAGCCATTGAGTCAGTGTTGAAAGACGGGTCAAGCATCATAACAGCTCCATGAACTCCACTACTGAGGAGGCTGTCAGCGTATTCCTGgtaacaaagattaaaaaacaaaacacaacagactCTTAATTATCTTTCTATTCCTATGTTTATCGACGGAAGGAAAAAGTTCTTCCATTGACTTACCTCAATGTAAAATGAAGTCAGTATTattcagaataaatataaacttcCAGGTCTTCATACAATGCCAGATCAGACATCCTTATTTGTGACTGTAGTCAGTGTTACAGGAAATGCTTGTCCAGCAGCAACAAGGAGGATGTGATCTGACAGGTGCCATGGCTATTTAAGGTAGGGTAACAAAGGCCGTTTTCAGTCTGCTTCTTATCTCACTGTGAAAAAACTACCCTAGTTTATCTAACCCTATGACGAAACAAATTTTACTTCGATAAGGAATATCTACCTTGAGCGTTTACCATCACTGCTTCCTTCCTTCAATCAGTTTTATGGTCTCATTATCTCATATCAAAGACTgttaaagaaagagaaaacttGCAGGAAATGTAccaaactaaaaaacaacatcctttTGGTAATATACTTTTAGATTCAACAGCTGCATTTTCTGCTGTTGATCACAGTGTTCTTCTTTATTAAACTGTGTAGAAGATATATTTCTAAGACTCTTTACTAAATTGTATTTGGattcaaaatatgttgttttccttcatttcattttgataaGTAATGTGTTTTATGCACTTTGCTTTGCACCTCTTTACCTTTTGACCATTGGTTTGgtccaaattatttattttaaatgatttcccTAGTGGGTTTGCTTGACTCTTTCTGACCATTTAGACTTAAGAATACTGTCTATTTTGTGCTGCCTCACCTTGAGGTCAATATCTTTGATCCATTTCGTGACGCGATGAGACGTCCATACGAGCGGATCCTCATGCTGGTGCTCACACTGTGTCCGACGAGCCTGCAGCACCTGGGACATTATTTCATGAAACACACTTTACCCAGTTGATAGCTTCCACCACTTGTTTTCTGCCCGAGCACATTCAAGCAGATTCATCcccaaagctttttttcttgctcaccTCTTTGTTGAAGTCGAGCGACTGCAGCAGTTCGATGCCCAGCAACAGGCTGACCTGATGGAACTTCTTGGTGATATTGAGGTGACGTTCTAGGTCACGGCGGGTCAGGGAGTTCAGCATCCGCCCGTCCACCAGGTGAGTGTGAAAAGCCTGGGAGTACT
It encodes the following:
- the LOC114133845 gene encoding kazrin-A-like; this translates as MTPMSQWRAGTVQAWLEVVMAMPMYIRTCSENVKSGKVLLGLTDEDLELGLGVNSLMHRRKLRLAIEDYREAENGKELSKAADLDHHWVAKAWLSDVGLPQYSQAFHTHLVDGRMLNSLTRRDLERHLNITKKFHQVSLLLGIELLQSLDFNKEVLQARRTQCEHQHEDPLVWTSHRVTKWIKDIDLKEYADSLLSSGVHGAVMMLDPSFNTDSMATALGIPSNKHMVRRHLDEEMMALIGSARANTQQSYDLSGAVTPPTLLRQNSLTRPPSSNTRHTDDEGSLRRRAVKPPIGLSPKKRGGRDLSCHSSFGSLPLEVRDHTPSRSEGSPIRGYSSIEITNV